A window of the Lolium perenne isolate Kyuss_39 chromosome 7, Kyuss_2.0, whole genome shotgun sequence genome harbors these coding sequences:
- the LOC127318539 gene encoding E3 ubiquitin-protein ligase RSL1-like, translating into MAEPAGQAPHAPCSICMEPMAPSEAHRGGSGCAHAFCRPCLAGHVRAKVEAGAAAVRCLDASCAGALDPELCRAALPGDLFVRWCRALCESMFIAARRTYCPFPDCSEMMVADDVSDGCVTQSECQVCRRLFCANCQVPWHAGVNCAEFARLGAAERGRDDLLLVETARESKWKRCPRCRFYVEKSHGCLHITCRCGFQFCYGCEKPWELIHDGCPGE; encoded by the exons ATGGCGGAACCCGCGGGGCAGGCGCCGCACGCCCCCTGCAGCATCTGCATGGAACCCATGGCGCCGTCGGAGGCCCACCGCGGCGGCAGCGGGTGCGCGCACGCCTTCTGTCGGCCGTGTCTGGCGGGCCACGTCCGCGCCAAGGTGgaagccggcgccgccgccgtgcGGTGCCTCGACGCGTCCTGCGCCGGCGCGCTCGACCCAGAGCTGTGCCGCGCCGCCCTCCCGGGCGACCTGTTCGTGCGGTGGTGCCGCGCGCTGTGCGAGTCCATGTTCATAGCAGCGCGGAGGACCTACTGCCCTTTCCCCGACTGCTCcgagatgatggtggccgacgacgtGTCCGACGGGTGCGTGACGCAGTCGGAGTGCCAGGTGTGCCGGCGGCTGTTCTGCGCGAATTGCCAGGTGCCGTGGCACGCCGGCGTGAACTGCGCGGAGTTCGCGCGGCTTGGCGCGGCGGAGCGTGGCCGGGATGATCTGCTGCTCGTGGAGACCGCCAGGGAGTCGAAGTGGAAGCGCTGCCCGCGGTGCCGGTTCTATGTCGAGAAGTCCCATGGCTGCCTGCACATCACTTGCCG GTGTGGTTTTCAGTTCTGCTATGGGTGCGAGAAGCCATGGGAACTCATACACGATGGCTGTCCTGGGGAGTGA